In Penaeus monodon isolate SGIC_2016 chromosome 7, NSTDA_Pmon_1, whole genome shotgun sequence, the following are encoded in one genomic region:
- the LOC119575462 gene encoding monocarboxylate transporter 13-like isoform X1: MTLSHSEAGGTEHPTNGTITKHHLDNTATTPSIGDDRQTKEDQQRVIPAPDSSEEPPSERPIYLSNAECGESMIAPTSSGEENGEVELPSSCNSHESVLVPPSGKDKGYAWVVVMAVFLVNVLVAGYVKSFGILYILILESFPDASGAAAGWILGLLVGCRGLLAAVMGAFTVLMGPRACVIMGSLCVAAGLLAAAPAASIIHIAFTLGALVGVGLCMSETPGYLAVTDYFQDKRSLANGFRASGNPLGGVLFSPLVVALHQHFGLRGALILMAGIMLHMAVLGALMRPFQIHQHLVQADFWKDNARQNTSGLRISSSQQVRASSQTAKKKKPLNFRILKNPAYLVYLAMVMCMNIAIPNALLYMPAYGKSIGLSAYENSVIASYTSACDFVMRLLCGWTASLKLYKYHHGLIAGLVVGGIGCLLTPLCNNMWQLLGAATLLSFCMAFFWTLINTLLADEFGGDDMASTWGFFRMTQGICSFLYPSLIGLVSDTTGGLVVPFAMMGSALIVGGAVFSLRPFVAKISGSKKEQNLQSSSSLRGEPMT; this comes from the exons ATGACTTTGTCTCATTCTGAAGCAG GTGGAACTGAACACCCCACAAACGGAACAATTACGAAACACCATCTCGACAACACCGCAACGACGCCATCTATCGGAGACGATCGCCAAACAAAAGAAGATCAACAGCGAGTCATTCCAGCACCAGATTCTTCGGAGGAACCACCGTCAGAACGACCTATATATTTATCCAACGCGGAATGCGGGGAGAGCATGATTGCACCTACATCTTCAGGCGAGGAAAATGGCGAAGTGGAATTACCGTCTTCGTGTAATAGCCATGAATCTGTACTTGTTCCTCCTTCTGGCAAAGATAAAGG ATACGCTTGGGTGGTGGTTATGGCAGTATTCCTAGTCAACGTACTTGTTGCAGGATACGTTAAGAGCTTCGGTATTCTGTACATCCTTATTTTGGAATCCTTCCCCGATGCTTCCGGTGCTGCAGCAGGATGGATATTGGGACTTCTCGTAGGATGCCGGGGTTTGCTGG CCGCGGTGATGGGGGCTTTCACAGTGTTGATGGGCCCGCGTGCTTGTGTTATCATGGGTTCCCTGTGTGTGGCGGCTGGTCTGCtagctgctgctcctgctgcttcCATCATACATATTGCCTTTACTTTAGGAGCGCTTGTAG GCGTAGGTCTGTGCATGAGCGAAACTCCGGGTTACTTGGCGGTCACGGATTACTTCCAAGACAAGCGTTCTTTGGCCAATGGCTTCCGGGCCTCTGGGAATCCCCTCGGCGGCGTCCTATTTTCCCCTCTCGTCGTGGCGCTGCACCAGCATTTTGGCCTGCGCGGTGCTCTTATCCTCATGGCTGGCATCATGCTCCACATGGCCGTCCTCGGCGCGCTCATGAGGCCCTTCCAGATCCACCAGCACCTCGTCCAAGCTGACTTCTGGAAAGATAACGCTCGCCAGAATACGTCCGGCTTGAGGATCTCGTCATCTCAGCAGGTCAGAGCATCAAGCCAGacagcaaagaagaagaagccaTTGAACTTCCGCATACTGAAGAACCCCGCATACTTGGTCTACCTCGCGATGGTCATGTGTATGAACATCGCTATTCCTAACGCCCTTCTGTACATGCCTGCTTACGGGAAGTCAATAGGGCTGAGCGCTTATGAGAATTCGGTGATCGCTTCATATACTTCAGCCTGTGATTTCGTTATGAGGTTGCTGTGTGGATGGACTGCAAGTCTGAAACTGTACAAGTACCACCATGGTCTCATCGCTGG CCTTGTAGTGGGAGGAATCGGATGCCTGCTGACGCCCCTCTGCAACAACATGTGGCAACTCCTGGGGGCTGCAACGTTGCTCTCCTTCTGCATGGCCTTCTTCTGGACACTCATCAACACCCTGCTCGCTGACGAGTTCGGGGGCGACGACATGGCCAGCACGTGGGGCTTCTTCAGGATGACGCAGGGCATCTGTAGTTTCTTGTATCCTTCGCTAATAG gaCTGGTAAGCGACACAACAGGAGGCCTGGTCGTTCCCTTCGCCATGATGGGCTCGGCGCTGATCGTTGGAGGAGCGGTCTTCAGTCTTCGTCCCTTCGTCGCCAAAATCTCCGGTTCTAAAAAGGAACAGAACCTCCAGAGCTCTTCTTCGCTGCGAGGAGAACCCATGACTTAA
- the LOC119575462 gene encoding monocarboxylate transporter 13-like isoform X4, translating into MAKWNYRLRVIAMNLYLFLLLAKIKGYVKSFGILYILILESFPDASGAAAGWILGLLVGCRGLLAAVMGAFTVLMGPRACVIMGSLCVAAGLLAAAPAASIIHIAFTLGALVGVGLCMSETPGYLAVTDYFQDKRSLANGFRASGNPLGGVLFSPLVVALHQHFGLRGALILMAGIMLHMAVLGALMRPFQIHQHLVQADFWKDNARQNTSGLRISSSQQVRASSQTAKKKKPLNFRILKNPAYLVYLAMVMCMNIAIPNALLYMPAYGKSIGLSAYENSVIASYTSACDFVMRLLCGWTASLKLYKYHHGLIAGLVVGGIGCLLTPLCNNMWQLLGAATLLSFCMAFFWTLINTLLADEFGGDDMASTWGFFRMTQGICSFLYPSLIGLVSDTTGGLVVPFAMMGSALIVGGAVFSLRPFVAKISGSKKEQNLQSSSSLRGEPMT; encoded by the exons ATGGCGAAGTGGAATTACCGTCTTCGTGTAATAGCCATGAATCTGTACTTGTTCCTCCTTCTGGCAAAGATAAAGG GATACGTTAAGAGCTTCGGTATTCTGTACATCCTTATTTTGGAATCCTTCCCCGATGCTTCCGGTGCTGCAGCAGGATGGATATTGGGACTTCTCGTAGGATGCCGGGGTTTGCTGG CCGCGGTGATGGGGGCTTTCACAGTGTTGATGGGCCCGCGTGCTTGTGTTATCATGGGTTCCCTGTGTGTGGCGGCTGGTCTGCtagctgctgctcctgctgcttcCATCATACATATTGCCTTTACTTTAGGAGCGCTTGTAG GCGTAGGTCTGTGCATGAGCGAAACTCCGGGTTACTTGGCGGTCACGGATTACTTCCAAGACAAGCGTTCTTTGGCCAATGGCTTCCGGGCCTCTGGGAATCCCCTCGGCGGCGTCCTATTTTCCCCTCTCGTCGTGGCGCTGCACCAGCATTTTGGCCTGCGCGGTGCTCTTATCCTCATGGCTGGCATCATGCTCCACATGGCCGTCCTCGGCGCGCTCATGAGGCCCTTCCAGATCCACCAGCACCTCGTCCAAGCTGACTTCTGGAAAGATAACGCTCGCCAGAATACGTCCGGCTTGAGGATCTCGTCATCTCAGCAGGTCAGAGCATCAAGCCAGacagcaaagaagaagaagccaTTGAACTTCCGCATACTGAAGAACCCCGCATACTTGGTCTACCTCGCGATGGTCATGTGTATGAACATCGCTATTCCTAACGCCCTTCTGTACATGCCTGCTTACGGGAAGTCAATAGGGCTGAGCGCTTATGAGAATTCGGTGATCGCTTCATATACTTCAGCCTGTGATTTCGTTATGAGGTTGCTGTGTGGATGGACTGCAAGTCTGAAACTGTACAAGTACCACCATGGTCTCATCGCTGG CCTTGTAGTGGGAGGAATCGGATGCCTGCTGACGCCCCTCTGCAACAACATGTGGCAACTCCTGGGGGCTGCAACGTTGCTCTCCTTCTGCATGGCCTTCTTCTGGACACTCATCAACACCCTGCTCGCTGACGAGTTCGGGGGCGACGACATGGCCAGCACGTGGGGCTTCTTCAGGATGACGCAGGGCATCTGTAGTTTCTTGTATCCTTCGCTAATAG gaCTGGTAAGCGACACAACAGGAGGCCTGGTCGTTCCCTTCGCCATGATGGGCTCGGCGCTGATCGTTGGAGGAGCGGTCTTCAGTCTTCGTCCCTTCGTCGCCAAAATCTCCGGTTCTAAAAAGGAACAGAACCTCCAGAGCTCTTCTTCGCTGCGAGGAGAACCCATGACTTAA
- the LOC119575462 gene encoding monocarboxylate transporter 13-like isoform X3: MIAPTSSGEENGEVELPSSCNSHESVLVPPSGKDKGYAWVVVMAVFLVNVLVAGYVKSFGILYILILESFPDASGAAAGWILGLLVGCRGLLAAVMGAFTVLMGPRACVIMGSLCVAAGLLAAAPAASIIHIAFTLGALVGVGLCMSETPGYLAVTDYFQDKRSLANGFRASGNPLGGVLFSPLVVALHQHFGLRGALILMAGIMLHMAVLGALMRPFQIHQHLVQADFWKDNARQNTSGLRISSSQQVRASSQTAKKKKPLNFRILKNPAYLVYLAMVMCMNIAIPNALLYMPAYGKSIGLSAYENSVIASYTSACDFVMRLLCGWTASLKLYKYHHGLIAGLVVGGIGCLLTPLCNNMWQLLGAATLLSFCMAFFWTLINTLLADEFGGDDMASTWGFFRMTQGICSFLYPSLIGLVSDTTGGLVVPFAMMGSALIVGGAVFSLRPFVAKISGSKKEQNLQSSSSLRGEPMT; the protein is encoded by the exons ATGATTGCACCTACATCTTCAGGCGAGGAAAATGGCGAAGTGGAATTACCGTCTTCGTGTAATAGCCATGAATCTGTACTTGTTCCTCCTTCTGGCAAAGATAAAGG ATACGCTTGGGTGGTGGTTATGGCAGTATTCCTAGTCAACGTACTTGTTGCAGGATACGTTAAGAGCTTCGGTATTCTGTACATCCTTATTTTGGAATCCTTCCCCGATGCTTCCGGTGCTGCAGCAGGATGGATATTGGGACTTCTCGTAGGATGCCGGGGTTTGCTGG CCGCGGTGATGGGGGCTTTCACAGTGTTGATGGGCCCGCGTGCTTGTGTTATCATGGGTTCCCTGTGTGTGGCGGCTGGTCTGCtagctgctgctcctgctgcttcCATCATACATATTGCCTTTACTTTAGGAGCGCTTGTAG GCGTAGGTCTGTGCATGAGCGAAACTCCGGGTTACTTGGCGGTCACGGATTACTTCCAAGACAAGCGTTCTTTGGCCAATGGCTTCCGGGCCTCTGGGAATCCCCTCGGCGGCGTCCTATTTTCCCCTCTCGTCGTGGCGCTGCACCAGCATTTTGGCCTGCGCGGTGCTCTTATCCTCATGGCTGGCATCATGCTCCACATGGCCGTCCTCGGCGCGCTCATGAGGCCCTTCCAGATCCACCAGCACCTCGTCCAAGCTGACTTCTGGAAAGATAACGCTCGCCAGAATACGTCCGGCTTGAGGATCTCGTCATCTCAGCAGGTCAGAGCATCAAGCCAGacagcaaagaagaagaagccaTTGAACTTCCGCATACTGAAGAACCCCGCATACTTGGTCTACCTCGCGATGGTCATGTGTATGAACATCGCTATTCCTAACGCCCTTCTGTACATGCCTGCTTACGGGAAGTCAATAGGGCTGAGCGCTTATGAGAATTCGGTGATCGCTTCATATACTTCAGCCTGTGATTTCGTTATGAGGTTGCTGTGTGGATGGACTGCAAGTCTGAAACTGTACAAGTACCACCATGGTCTCATCGCTGG CCTTGTAGTGGGAGGAATCGGATGCCTGCTGACGCCCCTCTGCAACAACATGTGGCAACTCCTGGGGGCTGCAACGTTGCTCTCCTTCTGCATGGCCTTCTTCTGGACACTCATCAACACCCTGCTCGCTGACGAGTTCGGGGGCGACGACATGGCCAGCACGTGGGGCTTCTTCAGGATGACGCAGGGCATCTGTAGTTTCTTGTATCCTTCGCTAATAG gaCTGGTAAGCGACACAACAGGAGGCCTGGTCGTTCCCTTCGCCATGATGGGCTCGGCGCTGATCGTTGGAGGAGCGGTCTTCAGTCTTCGTCCCTTCGTCGCCAAAATCTCCGGTTCTAAAAAGGAACAGAACCTCCAGAGCTCTTCTTCGCTGCGAGGAGAACCCATGACTTAA
- the LOC119575462 gene encoding monocarboxylate transporter 13-like isoform X2 translates to MWGERGGTEHPTNGTITKHHLDNTATTPSIGDDRQTKEDQQRVIPAPDSSEEPPSERPIYLSNAECGESMIAPTSSGEENGEVELPSSCNSHESVLVPPSGKDKGYAWVVVMAVFLVNVLVAGYVKSFGILYILILESFPDASGAAAGWILGLLVGCRGLLAAVMGAFTVLMGPRACVIMGSLCVAAGLLAAAPAASIIHIAFTLGALVGVGLCMSETPGYLAVTDYFQDKRSLANGFRASGNPLGGVLFSPLVVALHQHFGLRGALILMAGIMLHMAVLGALMRPFQIHQHLVQADFWKDNARQNTSGLRISSSQQVRASSQTAKKKKPLNFRILKNPAYLVYLAMVMCMNIAIPNALLYMPAYGKSIGLSAYENSVIASYTSACDFVMRLLCGWTASLKLYKYHHGLIAGLVVGGIGCLLTPLCNNMWQLLGAATLLSFCMAFFWTLINTLLADEFGGDDMASTWGFFRMTQGICSFLYPSLIGLVSDTTGGLVVPFAMMGSALIVGGAVFSLRPFVAKISGSKKEQNLQSSSSLRGEPMT, encoded by the exons atgtggggggagagag GTGGAACTGAACACCCCACAAACGGAACAATTACGAAACACCATCTCGACAACACCGCAACGACGCCATCTATCGGAGACGATCGCCAAACAAAAGAAGATCAACAGCGAGTCATTCCAGCACCAGATTCTTCGGAGGAACCACCGTCAGAACGACCTATATATTTATCCAACGCGGAATGCGGGGAGAGCATGATTGCACCTACATCTTCAGGCGAGGAAAATGGCGAAGTGGAATTACCGTCTTCGTGTAATAGCCATGAATCTGTACTTGTTCCTCCTTCTGGCAAAGATAAAGG ATACGCTTGGGTGGTGGTTATGGCAGTATTCCTAGTCAACGTACTTGTTGCAGGATACGTTAAGAGCTTCGGTATTCTGTACATCCTTATTTTGGAATCCTTCCCCGATGCTTCCGGTGCTGCAGCAGGATGGATATTGGGACTTCTCGTAGGATGCCGGGGTTTGCTGG CCGCGGTGATGGGGGCTTTCACAGTGTTGATGGGCCCGCGTGCTTGTGTTATCATGGGTTCCCTGTGTGTGGCGGCTGGTCTGCtagctgctgctcctgctgcttcCATCATACATATTGCCTTTACTTTAGGAGCGCTTGTAG GCGTAGGTCTGTGCATGAGCGAAACTCCGGGTTACTTGGCGGTCACGGATTACTTCCAAGACAAGCGTTCTTTGGCCAATGGCTTCCGGGCCTCTGGGAATCCCCTCGGCGGCGTCCTATTTTCCCCTCTCGTCGTGGCGCTGCACCAGCATTTTGGCCTGCGCGGTGCTCTTATCCTCATGGCTGGCATCATGCTCCACATGGCCGTCCTCGGCGCGCTCATGAGGCCCTTCCAGATCCACCAGCACCTCGTCCAAGCTGACTTCTGGAAAGATAACGCTCGCCAGAATACGTCCGGCTTGAGGATCTCGTCATCTCAGCAGGTCAGAGCATCAAGCCAGacagcaaagaagaagaagccaTTGAACTTCCGCATACTGAAGAACCCCGCATACTTGGTCTACCTCGCGATGGTCATGTGTATGAACATCGCTATTCCTAACGCCCTTCTGTACATGCCTGCTTACGGGAAGTCAATAGGGCTGAGCGCTTATGAGAATTCGGTGATCGCTTCATATACTTCAGCCTGTGATTTCGTTATGAGGTTGCTGTGTGGATGGACTGCAAGTCTGAAACTGTACAAGTACCACCATGGTCTCATCGCTGG CCTTGTAGTGGGAGGAATCGGATGCCTGCTGACGCCCCTCTGCAACAACATGTGGCAACTCCTGGGGGCTGCAACGTTGCTCTCCTTCTGCATGGCCTTCTTCTGGACACTCATCAACACCCTGCTCGCTGACGAGTTCGGGGGCGACGACATGGCCAGCACGTGGGGCTTCTTCAGGATGACGCAGGGCATCTGTAGTTTCTTGTATCCTTCGCTAATAG gaCTGGTAAGCGACACAACAGGAGGCCTGGTCGTTCCCTTCGCCATGATGGGCTCGGCGCTGATCGTTGGAGGAGCGGTCTTCAGTCTTCGTCCCTTCGTCGCCAAAATCTCCGGTTCTAAAAAGGAACAGAACCTCCAGAGCTCTTCTTCGCTGCGAGGAGAACCCATGACTTAA